From the genome of Malus sylvestris chromosome 13, drMalSylv7.2, whole genome shotgun sequence:
CCGCCGCTGCCCTCCGACGAAACCTCCACAGTCTGGGATTGGGGAGATCTCTTGGATTTCACCGTCGACGACGACTTGTCCATCTCCTGGGGCTCCGCCGAGAATCCGGACCCCGAGGTCGGCCCGGCCCCGGAAGACCCGCCGGAGGATCCGAATTCCAATTCGAGTCGGATAAGGAAGCGGGACCCGAGGCTGGCTTGCTCCAACTTCTTGGCGGGTCATATCCCCTGTGCGTGCCCCGAGGTCGACGCGAGGATGATGGAGCTAGAAGAGGAGGAAGCCGGGCACGGGAAGAAGCGGGTTAAGACTGGTCGGGCTACACCCGGGACTGCGCGGTGTCAGGTCCCGTCTTGCGGCATCGATATCAAGGAGCTGAAGGGGTATCATCGGAGGCACAGAGTGTGCCTTGCGTGTGCAAATGCGATCACTGTCGTTATCGACGGTGAGACCAAGCGTTATTGTCAGCAGTGTGGCAAGTAAGCTTACTTTTTTACTTCATTTTTTAGGGTTCTCGATTCTGTTGTTTCAGTTATGGAAGTTTCGGTTTTGTAGCTTTGGACTGTTTCACTGAGTAATTTTTCGGATAAATTGGTTTTTTCTAGCTCAATTCGGGGGTAGTGATTGCAGTCAAACTTAATCTCTAAGTGCCAATGACGAGAACAATATCCACAAATCGTTTTGGCTTCAAATTGACTGTTAATTTGAAGGCTTTACCTAAGTTGGGGCAGAAGGGTTTCGCTGGACTCGTTTAACTCCCAAAAATGTGGAGTAGGGAATGTTTAGAAGCAATGCTGACAGTATCAACCTGCTACTGTTAGACGACCCTGAAGTCTCTTTGTGTTCGTGAGCGAACACAGTAGAGATAAATAGTTACTCAAGGCTTAGATTGATATAAATTAGTGCCGCTAAGCAAATTCGGTAACGATAAAGCACATGATTTATCTTACTGGGAAATCATTTGAATTTGTTGGGCAGAATTTGGCTTCGGAAGTGTTTAGGTGTAGGCAATCGGAGAAATTTTCTTAGGAACGAGACAAGTATCACTTTATCAGAAAGGATATGCGTTCTAAGCTTTATTCTGCAACGCTGGAAATATTGGGGAACTTTCAGTGAAATAAGAAAAGCAGTTAGGAGGATGGTAGCACATAGCTCgacaataaaaataagaaaagcaGTTAGGAGGATGGTACAATATAATGTTGGGGAGACAAAATGAACGCAACAGACGCAAGTGGTTTACTTCGCAGTTGCACGGATGACACTATATTCATTTGTTGGTTCGGAGGTACTGAAATAAGATATTAATATTAAGTTGTTAGCTTCTTTTTTCTAAGGCCCTTTTATGTATAAAGATGGATGCTGAGAAAAGTGAGGTAACCCCTATTAGCAATTTAGCACATTTGTTTATGCATACTGCGTGCTGTTTTTTGGAAGTGTGGCAGGTTAAGAAAAGAAATACTTTATACCATATAGAAGATCAGCTGGTCTGAGATGAGAGAGTTGTAGAGTTGTCACTGCTCTATTTTATTGAGGAACTGCATGTATTATTCTTGTTATAATGTGCTGGGATTATTTTGATATTGTTTTTGTAATTTCGTTATTGTTTTTGTAATTTCGTTTCTGCATGTATGGCCATTCTTTGGCAGGTTCCATGTCTTACCAGACTTTGATGAAGGTAAGCGAAGTTGTCGAAGAAAATTAGAGCGTCATAATAACAGACGGCGAAGGAAACCTAGTGATTCTAAAGGAGCAAGTGGAAAGGAATcacaaaaggaaaatcaaactgAAGAGACCAATTTTGATGGTGGAGCAACAGAAGGtatttaatgtttgttttttatgcgaACAGCTTGTAAAAGAGTAGTAAAGCTGCAACACTGCTTTGGAAGAAGAATCTACTAGTCTAATTGTATGTATAATGTACAGACAGTCTACAGTTAAGTAGCCAGCTGAATGAGAAGGAAGAATTGCTGGTGTCTGAAGGTGGGCGAACTCCTATCCTCTGTTCAGTGCCTGAATCCGAGAATGCCCATAGTGACAGTGTTGTATCAGTTATGGCTTCTGGTGAAACCCAAAAGGATGCAAGAAAACATGATTCTAACAACTCTCTTTCTCCGCCTAATTGCGACAACAAAAGCTACTCATCTATGGTAGGTTTTGCTAATGTTGTAGCTTTTGCATGGCTGACTTCGATTTTAATATGAGGAGCTCTGTTTGAGGCATACTGATTTGATACATTCTTGTAGTGTCCGACAGGTCGTATATCATTCAAGCTCTACGATTGGAATCCAGCAGAATTTCCTAGAAGACTTCGGCACCAAGTACTATTAAAAGATTGTCATTACAGTTTAGTATATACAGGGAGAATTTTTTTTCGATGGAAAAAACATCAGGAATCGATTAACAAGTGGGCGTATGTTTTTGCAGATCTTCCAATGGTTGGCCAATATGCCGGTTGAGTTGGAGGGATATATCCGCCCTGGATGTACTATCTTGACTATTTTTATTGCAATGCCTAAGTTTATGTGGATGAAGGTAATGGTGTTGACAATCTTTTTTGTAAGATTGAGTTTGTCACAACCTTTCTCTTACCTTCACTCTACAAATTTTGTTCAACCACTTTGGTTTTGACgatatttatttttcagttgCTTGAAGATCCTGTATCATACATACATGAGTTTGTTTCTGTACCTGGGAAAATGCTATCCGGGAGAGGCAATATACTTATTTATCTAAACGACATGATTTTCCGTATTGTAAAAGGTAATCTGATGCTTCATATCAGTGTTATGTTTCTATTAGTTTATTTCGTTTTATGGAAAGTAATTGGTCTTTACTAGTATTTTGTATTACTGACttgcttctttttattttgatgtgcaCAGATGGGACTTCtgtaataaaaacaaaagtggAGGTGCAGGCCCCAAGGCTTCATTACGTTCATCCTACATTTTTTGAGGCTGGCAAACCCATGGAGTTTGTTGCTTGTGGAAGTAATTTATTACAACCCAAATTTCGGTAGGGGCTTCCAATCAAGGTTTTCCACCTATTTTAGTAGTTTGTTGTGTTGTACCTTTGATTCACTCCTTTCAGCTCTGTTGTGTAGCTTgtctcaaattctcaatcatGTATTATTATGATCAGCTTGCTTTTTATTCACACACCGTTT
Proteins encoded in this window:
- the LOC126596314 gene encoding squamosa promoter-binding-like protein 7, giving the protein MERPPSLPPTQPRRHRLDQPPGVSHMEIQPPLPSDETSTVWDWGDLLDFTVDDDLSISWGSAENPDPEVGPAPEDPPEDPNSNSSRIRKRDPRLACSNFLAGHIPCACPEVDARMMELEEEEAGHGKKRVKTGRATPGTARCQVPSCGIDIKELKGYHRRHRVCLACANAITVVIDGETKRYCQQCGKFHVLPDFDEGKRSCRRKLERHNNRRRRKPSDSKGASGKESQKENQTEETNFDGGATEDSLQLSSQLNEKEELLVSEGGRTPILCSVPESENAHSDSVVSVMASGETQKDARKHDSNNSLSPPNCDNKSYSSMCPTGRISFKLYDWNPAEFPRRLRHQIFQWLANMPVELEGYIRPGCTILTIFIAMPKFMWMKLLEDPVSYIHEFVSVPGKMLSGRGNILIYLNDMIFRIVKDGTSVIKTKVEVQAPRLHYVHPTFFEAGKPMEFVACGSNLLQPKFRFLVSFSGKYLAYNYSPPSSHSRIEGDTASNLDHQLCKIQVPQTDADCFGPAFIEIENESGLSNFMPVLIGDKEVCAEMKTIQKRYEESFSSQGLRFSFTGSLSNSCEASSLRHTAFSEVILDIAWLLKKPSSENFQQIITASQIQRFNYLLNFLISIKSTTILDKVLQNLETLMAKMELNSANNGSIDADMRLLQNYMNYARDLLCQKFESSGRLVKKEDLVSQSQTCFQNDGKLVAPFHCQDTEITVDGRLGVIVGSTFDERSETVPLLSKKAVGKANLIKELPSLAKRCTSGEVLRSRSGGMFLRFRPTLLVISATAICVGFCAVLIHPHKVGQFAVTIRRCLFDKF